One window of the Verrucomicrobiales bacterium genome contains the following:
- a CDS encoding response regulator transcription factor, producing MKPIRILIADDHCLIRQGLRAVIEAHRGWELCGEAGNGRQAIELANELRPDVVVLDLTMPELNGLEATRQIRAHLPRTQILILTMHDSEALAQEVLAAGARGYVLKNDAPELLPRAIEALSAGRMFFTPKVADLVMDNLAKGGPNRAASQRSRLTPREREIVQCLAEGKSNKETADALSISINTVETHRKNVMGKLRLRSASDLVRYAIRNHLIQA from the coding sequence ATGAAACCAATCCGCATTCTCATCGCCGACGACCACTGCCTGATTCGTCAAGGCCTCCGCGCCGTCATCGAAGCCCACCGAGGATGGGAGCTCTGTGGCGAGGCCGGCAACGGGCGGCAGGCCATCGAGCTTGCCAACGAATTGCGGCCCGACGTGGTTGTGCTGGACCTAACCATGCCGGAGCTGAACGGGTTGGAAGCCACTCGCCAGATCCGTGCCCATCTCCCACGCACGCAGATTCTCATTCTCACCATGCATGATTCCGAAGCTCTCGCCCAGGAGGTCCTGGCCGCCGGAGCTAGGGGCTATGTGCTCAAGAATGACGCGCCTGAACTCCTTCCCCGCGCGATCGAAGCTTTGTCAGCCGGACGCATGTTTTTTACACCAAAAGTGGCCGATTTGGTCATGGACAACCTCGCGAAGGGAGGGCCCAACCGCGCCGCATCGCAGCGGAGCCGGCTCACTCCCCGCGAACGTGAGATCGTCCAATGCCTCGCCGAGGGCAAGTCGAACAAAGAGACAGCGGACGCCCTGAGCATCTCGATCAACACGGTGGAGACCCACCGCAAGAATGTGATGGGCAAGCTGCGACTTCGTTCCGCCAGCGACCTGGTTCGATACGCGATCCGCAATCACCTGATTCAAGCCTAG